The Lycium barbarum isolate Lr01 chromosome 12, ASM1917538v2, whole genome shotgun sequence genome includes a region encoding these proteins:
- the LOC132623602 gene encoding zinc transporter 5-like, with amino-acid sequence MSTQLFLLKISTLIYFSILLQSTLIFANCTCEPQDNKNNHQTKHKALSYKLVAISSILCASALGVIIPILLKSFKSLQQNDYSSLNFLIKAFAAGVILATGFIHILPDAFESLTNPCLSKKLWGSFPFAGFVSMMSAIFTLMIESFATGYHRRAELRKAQPVNIEEKEGIHTHGHGQGHELGHSPQILLERSNSSSLIRHRLISQVLELGILVHSVIIGISLGATENPKTIKPLIIALSFHQFFEGMGLGGCISQAKYKARTITIMVLFFTLTTPTGIAIGMMISQGYNEQSSAALIVQGVLNSASAGILIYMALVDLLATDFMDPKLQSSFKLQIIANVSLVLGACCMSLLAKWGGT; translated from the exons ATGAGTActcaactttttctcctcaaaATCTCAACCCTGATATACTTCTCAATCCTTCTCCAATCAACCCTAATCTTTGCAAATTGTACATGTGAACCCCAAGACAACAAAAACAATCATCAAACCAAACATAAAGCCTTATCCTACAAACTAGTagccatatcttcaattctttgtGCAAGTGCACTTGGAGTTATCATCCCAATTCTCTTAAAAAGCTTCAAATCCTTGCAACAAAATGATTATTCATCCCTTAATTTCTTGATTAAAGCCTTCGCCGCGGGCGTGATCCTAGCCACTGGATTCATCCACATTCTTCCAGATGCATTTGAGAGCTTGACTAACCCTTGCCTTAGTAAGAAATTATGGGGGAGTTTTCCATTTGCTGGATTTGTTTCAATGATGTCTGCTATTTTTACTCTGATGATTGAGTCTTTTGCAACTGGTTATCATAGAAGGGCTGAGCTGAGAAAAGCTCAGCCAGTGAATATTGAAGAAAAGGAAGGTATCCATACACATGGGCATGGACAAGGACATGAGCTTGGTCATAGTCCTCAAATTTTGTTAGAAAGATCCAATTCTTCAAGTCTTATTCGGCATAGGTTAATATCACAG GTTTTGGAGTTGGGAATTTTGGTTCATTCTGTGATTATTGGCATTTCCCTTGGAGCTACAGAAAATCCCAAAACAATCAAACCTCTAATAATAGCTTTGAGTTTTCATCAATTTTTTGAAGGCATGGGACTTGGTGGCTGCATTTCCCAG GCAAAGTACAAGGCAAGAACAATCACAATTATGGTATTGTTCTTCACTCTTACTACTCCAACTGGAATAGCTATTGGAATGATGATATCACAAGGTTACAATGAGCAAAGTTCAGCAGCTTTAATTGTACAAGGAGTTCTTAATTCAGCGTCAGCTGGGATTCTAATTTACATGGCACTTGTGGATCTTCTTGCAACTGATTTTATGGACCCTAAACTACAAAGTAGTTTCAAACTCCAAATAATTGCCAATGTATCCCTTGTTCTTGGAGCTTGTTGTATGTCATTATTGGCAAAATGGGGTGGGACATAA
- the LOC132621185 gene encoding uncharacterized protein LOC132621185 — protein sequence MLKDLFHKRLSTFYNSLIFHKQDLWCNSDVVVINSQQEKNPNSQSCKFYLWLVGEELNDTTTIFTPTAIYFFCTQKNYSKIRSLCCSATFMNKIPVSVQLKAKNDDGFVLIDSTIRNAKEIRNKKVFFDGLDDDRSYPFVVGYIEGEYPKSKLFWSCVNDLEPKKFKAVTVNYGLSKMINTAAKQTFGVELSDEELKPLEIPPKHIFTPHVIEEKMKDKRESNLWSDHDEQMFLQFLEKGNDQSALLEKEKSNLESKFERIGLGEKGRSNLDSKFEKTKFLWGEENFKPVSSKSPMSSRVNETVSLMGNLDLSLSFSSSSGKLDKLRAENIHSDSLFKFGGNLVDRKEDNSKAGNKNCDQVFKFGASSLGAKEDKSKEISKNGDQVFKFGASKLDGKDSKAMEGNKNVDQLFKFEEGKKDDAQKFKVGGKRGRNHQPQLKEEKLLTERLTAFYSSWREYKEEQWGKADVLVISTESVGLRETLSPPISSSFLVWLLDDEFPETTAVFTNSGIEFLCTKESFSKLRTVGIRMTMVAKVTVSVQLKKRGEQCADWLKKTLCQVNIATKSGANRCPLVVGCIFGESMVMEALSHSKMFEVVYVHNSLTNPLGLLPKQFQMLSLGTLDGAKTANAVLFSEFAKMKSMDNKSYLTNTSEEDKSLLEKKGDTSSSLLTDSRVDNGGPVEQTKPEENKVFEEDNSSRKLADKMMLLEIKDMETSITEDVSEEKLLAEEQNMPSNPENSPLLQVKECGEPAGVTDAASESSLPDDNNGSTRKDSVGSDREDDDWTLVEMEYDGQETEVLEKFSWKRWLMDKTGKSLGPKDEVSDEAPSKRTKAD from the exons atGTTGAAAGACTTGTTTCATAAAAGGCTTAGTACCTTTTACAACAGTTTGattttccataaacaagatttaTGGTGTAACTCTGATGTTGTTGTAATCAATTCACAACAAGAAAAAAACCCAAATTCTCAATCATGTAAATTCTATTTATGGCTTGTTGGTGAAGAACTTAATGATACAACAACAATCTTTACTCCTACTGCTATATACTTTTTTTGTACCCAAAAAAACTATTCCAAGATTCGTTCTTTATGTTGTTCTGCAACTTTTATGAACAAAATCCCTGTTTCTGTTCAATTAAAAGCCAAGAACGATGATGGGTTTGTGTTAATTGATTCAACGATACGTAACGCTAAGGAAATTCGTAATAAAAAGGTGTTTTTTGATGGTCTTGATGATGATCGGAGTTACCCTTTTGTTGTTGGTTATATAGAAGGTGAGTATCCTAAGTCTAAGCTTTTTTGGAGTTGTGTTAATGATTTAGAACCTAAAAAGTTTAAAGCTGTTACTGTGAATTATGGTCTTAGTAAGATGATTAATACTGCTGCTAAACAAACTTTTGGTGTTGAACTGTCTGATGAGGAGTTAAAACCACTTGAAATCCCTCCTAAGCATATTTTTACACCTCATGTTATTGAAGAAAAAATGAAGGATAAGCGTGAGAGTAATTTGTGGAGTGATCATGATGAACAGATGTTTTTGCAGTTCTTGGAAAAGGGTAATGATCAATCTGCTTTGTTGGAGAAAGAAAAGAGCAATCTTGAATCGAAATTCGAACGTATAGGGTTGGGGGAAAAGGGGAGGAGCAATTTGGATTCCAAATTTGAGAAAACTAAGTTCCTCTGGGGTGAGGAAAATTTTAAACCCGTGTCAAGTAAATCACCGATGAGCAGCAGGGTGAACGAAACTGTTTCGTTGATGGGGAATCTTGATCTGTCACTGTCCTTTTCTTCGTCTAGTGGAAAACTGGACAAGTTAAGGGCAGAAAACATACATAGTGATTCGCTGTTTAAGTTTGGAGGAAATTTGGTGGATCGTAAAGAAGACAATTCAAAGGCAGGAAACAAGAATTGTGATCAGGTGTTTAAGTTTGGGGCAAGTAGTTTGGGTGCTAAAGAGGACAAGTCAAAGGAAATAAGCAAAAATGGTGATCAGGTGTTTAAGTTTGGGGCAAGTAAATTGGACGGTAAAGACAGCAAGGCAATGGAAGGTAACAAAAATGTTGATCAGCTGTTTAAGTTTgaagaaggaaagaaagatgatgcCCAGAAGTTTAAGGTTGGAGGAAAGCGGGGCAGGAACCATCAGCCCCAATTGAAGGAGGAGAAGCTGCTTACGGAGAGATTGACAGCCTTTTACTCGAGCTGGAGGGAATACAAAGAAGAGCAATGGGGAAAAGCAGATGTTTTGGTGATTAGTACTGAATCAGTGGGGCTACGTGAGACCTTGTCTCCTCCTATATCCTCTAGCTTCTTAGTGTGGTTGCTTGATGATGAGTTTCCTGAAACCACCGCGGTTTTTACCAACAGTGGAATAGAATTTCTTTGCACCAAGGAAAGTTTCTCCAAGCTTCGTACAGTTGGAATTCGTATGACAATGGTTGCTAAGGTTACTGTTTCTGTCCAACTGAAGAAACGAGGAGAGCAGTGTGCAGATTGGTTAAAAAAGACTCTGTGCCAGGTGAATATTGCCACTAAGTCTGGAGCAAACCGGTGCCCCCTTGTTGTTGGATGTATTTTCGGGGAGTCTATGGTGATGGAGGCTCTTTCACACTCCAAAATGTTCGAAGTTGTATATGTACACAATTCCTTAACCAATCCGCTTGGACTGTTACCTAAGCAATTTCAGATGTTGTCTTTGGGAACTTTGGATGGTGCAAAAACTGCAAATGCAGTATTATTTTCTGAGTTCGCCAAAATGAAGTCGATGGATAATAAATCTTATTTGACAAATACATCTGAAGAAGACAAGTCATTGCTGGAGAAGAAGGGTGATACATCGTCTTCGTTGCTTACTGACAGTAGAGTGGATAACGGAGGACCAGTTGAGCAAACCAAACCTGAAGAAAACAAGGTATTTGAGGAGGACAATTCATCAAGAAAACTTGCAGATAAGATGATGTTGCTTGAGATAAAGGATATGGAAACCTCTATCACAGAGGACGTTTCAGAAGAAAAGCTATTGGCTGAGGAACAAAATATGCCGTCTAACCCTGAAAATAGCCCCTTATTGCAAGTGAAGGAGTGTGGCGAGCCAGCTGGTGTTACGGATGCTGCATCAGAAAGTTCTTTACCAGATGATAACAATGGCAGCACGAGGAAGGACTCTGTTGGTTCTGATCGCGAAGATGATGATTGGACATTAGTTGAGATGGAGTATGATGGGCAAGAAACCGAAGTACTTGAGAAATTCAGCTGGAAAAG GTGGTTGATGGATAAAACAGGAAAATCATTGGGTCCTAAAGACGAGGTGTCTGATGAAGCACCTTCAAAGAGGACTAAGGCTGATTAA